The Girardinichthys multiradiatus isolate DD_20200921_A chromosome 6, DD_fGirMul_XY1, whole genome shotgun sequence genome window below encodes:
- the LOC124869373 gene encoding tripartite motif-containing protein 16-like, with product MEQNQLDQDTFSCSICLDLLKDPVTIPCGHSYCRNCIKTHWDEEDQKGIHSCPQYREIFTPRPVLKKSSMLAALVEQLKKTGLQAAPADHCYAGPEDVACDFCTGRKLKAIKSCLFCLASYCEKHLQPHYKSATLQKHKLVEPSKNLQENICSRHDEVMKMFCRTDQKCICYLCSVDEHKGHDTVSAAAERTERQRELEVRREEIQQRIQDREKDVKLLQQEVEAINHSADKTVEDSEKIFTELIRLIQKRSSDVKQQIRSQQETEVSRVKELQEKLEQEITELKRKDAELKQLSNTEDHNQFLHNYPSLSALSESTHSSSINIRPLRYFEDVTAAVSELRDKLQDILRDTWTNISLTLTEVEVLQSEPEPKSRAGFLKYSCEITLDPNTANTQLLLSEENRKVTWMDQHQSYSSHPDRFTDWTQVLSRESLTGRCYWEVERRGSLVYVAVAYKNISRAGWGIECVFGHNDKSWALVFEKNGNSFWYNNTKTRISGPGSSRVGVYLDHRAGLLSFYSVSETMTLLHRVQTTFTQPLHAGVWVGGSADFCKPKYTEFTEGSVSLILI from the exons ATGGAGCAGAATCAGCTGGACCAAGATACCTTCTCCTGTTCGATCTGTCTGGATCTACTGAAGGATCCAGTGACTATTCCCTGTGGACACAGTTACTGTAGGAACTGTATTAAAACACACTGGGATGAAGAGGATCAGAAAGGAATCCACAGCTGTCCTCAGTACAGGGAGATCTTTACACCAAGGCCCGTTCTGAAGAAAAGCTCCATGTTAGCAGCTTtagtggagcagctgaagaAGACTGGACTCCAAGCTGCTCCTGCTGATCACTGCTATGCTGGACCTGAAGATGTGGCCTGTGATTTCTGcactggaagaaaactgaaagccATCAAGTCCTGTTTATTCTGTCTGGCCTCTTactgtgagaaacatcttcAGCCTCATTATAAATCAGCTACATTACAGAAACACAAGCTGGTGGAGCCCTCCAAGAACCTCCAGGAGAACATCTGCTCTCGTCATGATGAGGTGATGAAGATGTTCTGTCGTACTGATCAGAAGTGTATCTGTTATCTCTGCTCTGTGGATGAACATAAAGGTCACGACACAgtctcagctgcagcagaaaggaCTGAGAGGCAGAGAGAGCTGGAGGTGAGACGAGAAGAAATCCAGCAGAGAATCcaggacagagagaaagatgtgAAGCTGCTTCAACAGGAGGTGGAGGCCATCAATCACTCTGCTGATAAAACAGTGGAGGACAGTGAGAAGATCTTCACTGAGCTGATCCGTCTCATCCAGAAAAGAAgctctgatgtgaagcagcagatcagatcccagcaggaaactgaagtgagtcgagtcaaagagcttcaggagaagctggagcaggagatcactgagctgaagaggaaagACGCTGAGCTGAAGCAGCTCTCAAACACAGAGGATCACAACCAGTTTCTCCACAACTACCCCTCACTGTCAGCACTCAGTGAGTctacacactcatccagcatcaatatccgtcctctgagatactttgaggatgtgacagcagctgtgtcagagctcagagataaactacaggacatcctgagagacacatggacaaacatctcactgaccctcactgaggtggaggttttacagtcagaaccagaaccaaagagcAGAGCTGgattcttaaaatattcatgTGAAATCACACTGgatccaaacacagcaaacacacaacTGTTACTATCAGAGGAGAACAGGAAGGTGACATGGATGGATCAACATCAGTCTTATTCTAGTCATCCAGACAGATTCACTGATTGGACTCAGGTTCTGAGTAGAGAGAGTCTGACTGGACGTTGTTACTGGGAGGTGGAGAGGAGAGGGTCATTAGTTTATGTAGCAGTCGCATACAAGAACATCAGCAGAGCAGGATGGGGGATTGAATGTGTGTTTGGACATAATGACAAATCTTGGGCCttagtttttgaaaaaaatggtAATTCATTTTGGTACAACAATACCAAAACCCGCATCTCAGGTCCTGGTTCCTCCAGAGTAGGAGTGTACCTGGATCACAGAGCAGGTCTTCTGTCCTTCTACAGCGTCTCTGAAACCatgactctcctccacagagtccagaccacatTCACTCAGCCGCTAC ATGCTGGAGTTTGGGTTGGAGGTTCTGCAGATTTCTGTAAACCCAAGTACACAGAATTTACTGAAGGTTCAGTgagtttgattctgatttaa
- the LOC124869541 gene encoding tripartite motif-containing protein 16-like: MEQNQLDQDTFSCSICLDLLKNPVTIPCGHSYCRNCIKTHWDEEDQKGIHSCPQCREIFTARPVLKKSSMLAALVEQLKKTGLQASPADHCYAGPEDVACDFCTRRKLKAIKSCLVCLASYCEKHLQPHYDSATFKKHKLVEPSKNLQENICSRHDEMMKMFCRTDQKCICYLCSVDEHKGHDTVSAAAERTERQRELEVRREEIQQRIQDREKDVKLLQQEVEAINHSADKTVEDSEKIFTELIRLIQKRSSDVKQQIRSQQETEVSRVKELQEKLEQEITELKRKDAELKQLSNTEDHNQFLHNYPSLSALSESTHSSSINIRPLRYFEDVTAAVSELRDKLQDILRDTWTNISLTLTEVEVLLSEPEPKSRAGFLKYSCEITLDPNTANTWLLLSEENRKVTWMGRPQSYSSHPNRFTNWPQVLSRESLTGRCYWEVEWRGLVYVAVAYKNIRRAGSGNECGFGCNDKSWALLFEKNGNSFWYNNTKTRISGPGSSRVGVYLDHRAGLLSFYSISETMTLLHRVQTTFTQPLHAGVGFGDGVFNSLIGDSAEFCKPK, translated from the coding sequence ATGGAGCAGAATCAGCTGGACCAAGATACCTTCTCCTGTTCGATCTGTCTGGATCTACTGAAGAATCCGGTGACTATTCCCTGTGGACACAGTTACTGTAGGAACTGTATTAAAACACACTGGGATGAAGAGGATCAGAAAGGAATCCACAGCTGTCCTCAGTGCAGGGAGATCTTTACAGCAAGGCCCGTTCTGAAGAAAAGCTCCATGTTAGCAGCTTTAGTGGAGCAGTTGAAGAAGACTGGACTCCAAGCTTCTCCTGCTGATCACTGCTATGCTGGACCTGAAGATGTGGCCTGTGATTTCTGCACTAGAAGAAAACTGAAAGCCATCAAGTCCTGTTTAGTCTGTCTGGCCTCTTactgtgagaaacatcttcAGCCTCATTATGATTCAGCTACATTTAAGAAACACAAGCTGGTGGAGCCCTCCAAGAACCTCCAGGAGAACATCTGCTCTCGTCATGATGAGATGATGAAGATGTTCTGTCGTACTGATCAGAAGTGTATCTGTTATCTCTGCTCTGTGGATGAACATAAAGGCCACGACACAgtctcagctgcagcagaaaggaCTGAGAGGCAGAGAGAGCTGGAGGTGAGACGAGAAGAAATCCAGCAGAGAATCcaggacagagagaaagatgtgAAGCTGCTTCAACAGGAGGTGGAGGCCATCAATCACTCTGCTGATAAAACAGTGGAGGACAGTGAGAAGATCTTCACTGAGCTGATCCGTCTCATCCAGAAAAGAAgctctgatgtgaagcagcagatcagatcccagcaggaaactgaagtgagtcgagtcaaagagcttcaggagaagctggagcaggagatcactgagctgaagagaaaagaCGCTGAGCTGAAGCAGCTctcaaacacagaagatcacaaccagtttctccacaactacccctcactgtcagcactcagtgagtctacacactcatccagcatcaatatccgtcctctgagatactttgaggatgtgacagcagctgtgtcagagctcagagataaactacaggacatcctgagagacacatggacaaacatctcactgaccctcactgaggtggaggttttactgtcagaaccagaaccaaagagcAGAGCTGgattcttaaaatattcatgTGAAATCACACTGgatccaaacacagcaaacacatggtTGTTACTATCAGAGGAGAACAGGAAGGTGACATGGATGGGTCGACCTCAGTCTTATTCTAGTCACCCAAACAGATTCACTAATTGGCCTCAGGTTCTGAGTAGAGAGAGTCTGACTGGACGTTGTTACTGGGAGGTGGAGTGGAGAGGGTTAGTTTATGTAGCAGTCGCATACAAGAACATCAGGAGAGCAGGAAGTGGGAATGAATGTGGATTTGGATGTAATGACAAATCTTGGGCtttactttttgaaaaaaatggtAATTCATTTTGGTACAACAATACCAAAACCCGTATCTCAGGTCCTGGTTCCTCCAGAGTAGGAGTGTACCTGGATCACAGAGCAGGTCTTCTGTCCTTCTACAGCATCTCTGAAACCatgactctcctccacagagtccagaccacatTCACTCAGCCGCTACATGCTGGAGTTGGTTTTGGTGATGGAGTTTTCAATAGTCTCATTGGAGATTCTGCAGAGTTCTGTAAACCCAAATAG